A section of the Humulus lupulus chromosome 2, drHumLupu1.1, whole genome shotgun sequence genome encodes:
- the LOC133816425 gene encoding putative lipid-transfer protein DIR1: MNMECFPRLVIVALLVVGITTSINVELSYAQTICKVPMKGLMECKPAVTKPNPKSPTPECCSALTHADLQCLCSYKNSQLLPSLGIDPTLALQLPQKCNLPHPANC; the protein is encoded by the coding sequence ATGAATATGGAATGTTTTCCAAGGCTGGTAATAGTAGCTTTGCTTGTGGTTGGCATTACTACTAGTATTAATGTTGAGCTCAGTTATGCTCAGACCATATGCAAAGTGCCAATGAAAGGTCTGATGGAGTGCAAGCCGGCCGTGACGAAACCAAACCCGAAATCACCTACGCCCGAGTGCTGCTCTGCGTTGACTCATGCTGACTTGCAGTGCCTATGCTCCTACAAGAACTCACAGCTTCTGCCTTCTCTTGGCATCGATCCCACTCTTGCCCTGCAGCTCCCCCAGAAGTGTAATCTTCCTCACCCTGCCAACTGCTAG